In Zea mays cultivar B73 chromosome 7, Zm-B73-REFERENCE-NAM-5.0, whole genome shotgun sequence, the following proteins share a genomic window:
- the LOC100283829 gene encoding O-fucosyltransferase 31: MRRASPSLSPARGPAVFAAAVVVFLPVLFPGLFSPLGHAFPSVFSEWNAPKPMHPSLLNEALRWTATDGQKKDLWSPLPYQGWKPCLTPSVSHKLPLEPSGYIQVFLDGGLNQQRMGICDAIAVAKILNATLVIPHLEVNPVWKDSSSFEEIFDVDHFINSLKDEVSIIKVLPKEFSWSTREYYGTGIRATRIKTAPLHASANWYLENVSPILQSYGIVAIAPFSHRLAFDDLPVDLQRLRCKVNFQALVFRSHIISLGETLVKRLRSPVRVHSSKSIHQVVGDTNQAEKYAVLHLRFDKDMAAHSACDFGGGRAEQLALAKYRQVIWQGRVLNSQLTDEELRNTGRCPLTPEEIGLLLVALGFDNRTRLYLASHKVYGGEARISSLRKLFPLMEDKRSLASEDELANVEGKASVLAALDYYISMHSDIFISASPGNMHNALVAHRSYENLKTIRPNMALLGRTFANKSMEWPEFQQVVQAGHKGRYGQIRLRKATQSIYTYPAPDCMCQG; encoded by the exons GAGTGGAATGCCCCTAAGCCAATGCATCCTTCTCTTTTGAATGAGGCCTTGCGATGGACAGCT ACAGACGGACAAAAGAAAGATCTATGGTCACCCTTGCCATATCAGGGGTGGAAACCATGCTTAACGCCATCAGTTTCTCACA AATTACCTCTGGAACCAAGTGGATACATCCAAGTATTTCTTGATGGTGGATTGAACCAACAAAGAATGGGG ATATGTGATGCCATTGCAGTTGCAAAGATTCTTAATGCTACTCTTGTGATCCCACATCTTGAAGTAAACCCTGTTTGGAAGGATTCAAG CTCATTTGAAGAAATTTTTGATGTGGATCACTTTatcaactccctaaaagatgaagTTTCCATTATCAAAGTGCTTCCAAAAGAATTTTCTTGGAGCACAAGAGAGTACTATGGCACAGGCATCCGTGCTACAAGAATAAAAACTGCACCTCTTCATGCCTCAGCAAATTGGTATTTGGAGAATGTCAGTCCTATCCTGCAAAG CTATGGGATTGTTGCGATCGCTCCCTTTTCTCACCGCCTTGCATTTGATGATTTGCCTGTGGATCTTCAACGCTTGCGTTGTAAAGTTAACTTCCAAGCTCTGGTCTTCCGTTCTCACATTATCTCACTTGGAGAAACACTTGTGAAGCGCTTGAGGTCTCCGGTCCGGGTTCATTCCAGTAAATCTATCCATCAAGTTGTAGGAGACACAAATCAAGCTGAAAAATATGCAGTTTTGCATCTCCGTTTTGATAAG GATATGGCTGCACATTCTGCATGTGACTTTGGAGGTGGCAGAGCTGAACAGCTAGCTCTTGCTAAGTACAGGCAAGTTATATGGCAAGGAAGGGTATTAAATTCACAGCTAACTGATGAGGAGCTTCGGAACACAGGACGCTGCCCATTGACCCCAGAAGAGATTGGGCTGTTACTGGTAGCCCTTGGCTTTGACAACAGAACTCGACTCTATCTTGCATCTCACAAG GTATATGGTGGAGAAGCCAGGATCTCTAGCTTGCGCAAACTATTTCCGTTGATGGAGGACAAGAGGAGCCTTGCATCTGAAGATGAACTTGCTAATGTTGAAGGGAAGGCTTCTGTTCTAGCAGCTCTTGACTATTATATCAGCATGCATAGCGACATTTTCATATCTGCATCTCCTGGAAACATGCACAATGCTTTG GTGGCTCACCGAAGCTATGAGAACTTGAAGACCATAAGGCCAAACATGGCACTGCTTGGGCGCACCTTTGCGAATAAGAGCATGGAGTGGCCAGAGTTTCAGCAGGTTGTACAGGCAGGACACAAAGGAAGATACGGGCAAATCCGGTTGAGAAAGGCAACGCAATCCATCTACACTTATCCTGCACCTGACTGTATGTGCCAAGGATAG